The Panicum virgatum strain AP13 chromosome 5K, P.virgatum_v5, whole genome shotgun sequence genome has a window encoding:
- the LOC120707530 gene encoding 50S ribosomal protein L31-like, translating to MTLSLSTSFLPTPAAARASAPTLRSVVPSQGMRCSMRKKGLHPQIYEDAKVYCNGELVLVTGGTKPEYTVDVWSGNHPYYVGDTSALVVMDSQIEKFRKKWGHIKEYWPEDQWREMHPDGDPEFEPEGDN from the exons ATGACGCTCTCCCTCTccacctccttcctccccacccccgccgccgcgagggcCAGTGCCCCCACCCTCCGCTCCGTCGTCCCGTCACAG GGGATGCGCTGCTCGATGCGCAAGAAGGGGCTGCACCCGCAGATCTACGAGGACGCTAAGGTGTACTGCAACGGCGAGCTGGTGCTGGTGACGGGGGGCACCAAGCCGGAGTACACGGTGGACGTGTGGTCCGGGAACCACCCCTACTACGTCGGCGACACCTCGGCGCTGGTGGTGATGGACAGCCAGATCGAGAAGTTCCGCAAGAAGTGGGGCCACATCAAGGAGTACTGGCCCGAGGACCAGTGGAGGGAGATGCACCCCGACGGGGACCCGGAGTTCGAGCCCGAGGGGGACAACTGA
- the LOC120710688 gene encoding glucose-1-phosphate adenylyltransferase large subunit 1, chloroplastic/amyloplastic-like, producing MQFTLALDGSTSPHLMRRSGEGGGSDRSMERLNIGVINQEKALRSRCFNGGVARTTQCVLTSDACPETHHFQTHSSRKSYADANRVSAVILGGGAGAQLFPLTITRATPAVPLGGCHRLIDIPMSNCFNSGINKIFVMTQFNSASLNRHIHRTYLGGGITFTDGSVQVLAATQMPEEPAGWFQGTADAIRKFVWVLEDYYNHKDIEHIVILSGDQIYRMNYMELVQKHVDDNADITISCAPIDESRASDYGLVKFDYTGRVLQFFEKPKGADLESMRVDTNFLSYAIGDTQKYPYIASMGVYVFKRDALLDLLKSKYSQLHDFGSEILPRAVLEHNVQAYIFTGYWEDVGTIKSFFDANLALTEQPSKFEFYDPKTPFFTAPRNLPPTQLDKCKIKDAFISDGCLLSECNIKHSVVGVCSRVSSGCELMDTMMMGADIYETEEETSKLLLAGKVPIGIGENTKIRNCIIDMNARIGKNVVIANSKGIQEADHPEEGYYIRSGIVVILKNATIKDGLVI from the exons ATGCAGTTTACACTAGCTTTGGATGGGAGCACAAGTCCTCACCTGATGAGACGATCTGGTGAGGGTGGTGGGAGTGATAGGTCAATGGAAAGATTAAATATTGGGGTCATCAATCAGGAGAAAGCTTTGAGGAGTAGGTGCTTCAATGGTGGAGTGGCTAGAACCACACAATGTGTTCTTACCTCTGATGCTTGTCCTGAAACTCAT CATTTTCAAACACATTCCTCCAGAAAAAGTTATGCTGATGCAAACCGCGTATCTGCTGTAATTTTGGGTGGAGGCGCTGGAGCTCAACTCTTTCCTTTGACAATCACAAGGGCTACACCTGCT GTCCCTCTTGGAGGATGTCATAGGCTTATTGATATCCCTATGAGCAACTGCTTCAATAGCGGTATAAATAAGATATTTGTGATGACTCAGTTCAACTCTGCTTCTCTTAACCGCCATATTCATCGTACATACCTTGGAGGCGGGATCACCTTTACTGATGGATCTGTACAG GTATTAGCAGCTACACAAATGCCTGAAGAGCCTGCTGGATGGTTCCAGGGCACTGCAGATGCTATTAGAAAATTTGTTTGGGTACTTGAG GATTATTACAATCACAAAGATATCGAGCACATTGTAATCTTGAGTGGCGATCAAATTTATCGGATGAACTACATGGAACTTGTACAG AAACATGTTGATGACAATGCTGACATCACTATATCATGTGCTCCTATTGATGAGAG CCGAGCTTCTGACTATGGACTAGTGAAGTTTGATTATACTGGGCGTGTACTTCAATTTTTTGAGAAACCAAAGGGTGCCGATTTGGAATCTATG AGAGTTGATACTAACTTCCTCAGCTATGCTATAGGTGATACACAGAAATATCCCTACATAGCATCAATGGGTGTTTATGTCTTCAAAAGAGATGCACTTTTAGACCTTCTCAA GTCAAAGTATTCTCAATTGCATGACTTTGGATCTGAAATCCTCCCAAGAGCTGTGCTAGAGCATAATGTGCAG GCATATATTTTCACGGGTTATTGGGAggatgttggaacaatcaaatCATTCTTTGATGCAAATTTGGCCCTAACTGAACAG CCTTCCAAGTTTGAATTCTATGATCCTAAAACACCCTTCTTCACTGCACCCCGGAACTTGCCTCCGACACAACTGGACAAGTGCAAG ATCAAAGATGCATTTATCTCAGATGGTTGCTTGTTGAGTGAATGCAACATCAAACACTCTGTTGTTGGAGTTTGCTCACGTGTTAGCTCCGGATGTGAACTCATG GATACCatgatgatgggtgcggataTTTATGAAACTGAAGAAGAAACTTCAAAGCTACTGTTAGCTGGGAAGGTCCCAATTGGTATAGGAGAGAACACAAAGATAAG GAATTGCATCATTGACATGAACGCGAGGATTGGAAAGAATGTGGTGATTGCAAACAGTAAG GGTATCCAAGAGGCTGATCACCCGGAAGAGGGGTACTACATAAGGTCCGGAATCGTGGTGATCTTGAAGAATGCAACCATTAAAGATGGGTTGGTCATATAG